DNA from Thiomicrorhabdus sp. Kp2:
AGAAGTGTATGAAGGTATGGTCATTGGTCTGCACAGTCGTGCTAATGACTTAACGGTTAACCCTGTTAAAGGTAAGCAGTTAACAAACATGCGTGCTTCTGGTACAGATGAAGCTCTAACGTTAACACCACCTATTCGTTTCTCGCTTGAACAGGCACTTGAATTCATTGATGATGATGAGTTAGTTGAAGTCACGCCAGAAAGCGTTCGTATTCGTAAGAAATTACTGACCGAGAACGAACGTAAACGTGCAGGACGCTCTAAAGGATAATCTTTTAGCGTCTAAACAGAAAAAGGTCTCAGTAATTGAGGCCTTTTTTTTGCTTTAAAAAAACACGCATTTCACTTTAACCAGGCCTGGTTAAATAGGTTTAATCCATTTTACAAAAAAACCTAAACGTAAAATCAATATCCTTAATTCTTGTAATGATAGAATAAAAAATTATTGCTCTCGATTCACCTTGTTTTCACAATTAAGGACCGTTCACTTCATGCTTCATAAGATCATCTTATTTTCTGCCGTGACATTCTTGTTGGGGTGTTCACCGTCTGAGTCCCCCTCTTCAAGAGAGCAGAATATAGATTTAATTATCTACAGCGGCATTACCATGGTGAGACCATTGAATGTGCTTGTCAAAGAATTTGAAGCAAAAAATAACGTTAATATTGAAATCAAACAAGGGGCAACAGGCTACCTTTATAAAACGATTAAAGCGGAGCAAAAAGGGGATATTTTTTTTCCTGGTTCTGATTCGTATCGTATTAAAAATCAAGCCGATGGTCTTTTAAAAGATTATGTATTTGTGGGCTATAACCGTCTGGCATTAGTGATTGCTAAAGGCAACCCTAAAGGTTTAAGCAATGAGCTCACACAACTGATTAATCCTGAATATTCTGTGGTTTTATCCGCACCTGAATCTGGCGCTGTAGGAAGAGCCGCCAAAGCTTTGCTAGACCAACAAGGATTAACCAAAGAGGTTTACGACAATGTTACCTACTTTACAACCGATTCTCATCGTATATTCAATGCGATACAAAATGGCGATGCTGACGTTGCCATAAACTGGTATGCAACAACAAAATGGCCTGAAACAGAAGATTATATGGATGCCATTTTATTGCCCGAAGACATTGCAAAACCGAAAAGGCTCGAACTAAACTTATTATCCTTTTCCAAACAACCAGGCCTGGCCATGCAGTTTATGCAGTATGCGAGTTCTAAACATGGATTAGAAACATTTGCTCAATATGGTTTTTTAACAGAACAAGAGTTAAAAACCGCCTTGGCTCACTTAAAAACAGAGAAACAAACAACCAAATCGGTTGAGAAAGAGGCACAATGAAAACCTTAAAACGCCCTTACTTAAACCACACTCCAAGAAATTTATTCCTTTTGCTCCTTATTTTTATATTTGGTATTGGTTCTCAAGCGGTGCTTAATCTCAGCATTTCTAATTTTATTTCGGAATTAGACCAAAGAGTTCAAAACTCTGAAGTAGAAAACCTTTTAGGCCAAGAAATTATCTTAGAAATCCATAAAATTGAATCTGATTTCTTTCAAATGGCGGCATTCCCAAATAAGCATTTAAGAAAAATACTTATTAAAGACATTCTTAAACAACAAGAAGCGATTAAAGACGCCTTAACCATCTTAAATGAAGGCGGAATCTATAAACATCATATTGATTTAAACCTGCCCAATACTGAACGCCAATTTGATATTTTGTTGTATAAACCAGAAATAAAAGACATGTTTTCCTTTTCACGTTCCGATATTCTGCCTAAATTCACCATCATCAATAGCAAAATGGATGAATTGACACAACGTTTAGAAGAGATAGATCTCTTACGTAAAACCAATTCTCCAAAACTCTCTGAAGCAATTACTGAACTTAAGCTCCAAGTAAAATTCATTAAACCTTTATTTGTACGCATCAAGGAAGATGCTAATCATATTTTTCACCAAAACAAACTGCATTTTAAACAGACCAGAAAAGAGGTTGAAGCTCAGAAGAAGTTTTATCAGAACATACAAATTTCACTCACCCTATCGGTATTTATTCTTGGTTTAATTGCCTTTTATACACTCAGTCGAAATATTCGTAACACCACCCAAGAAATTCAAACCAATCAAGACTACACTCAAGACATTCTTGACTCACAATCTAATATTATTATTGTGAATGATGGTGTCAATATTATCGATGCCAGTGGTGGTTTTTTTAAATTTTTCTCAAACTATCCAACATTAGATGCCTTTGCCAAAGACTACACTTGTATTTGCGATTTATTTGTTAAAGAGCCAGGCCTGGTCTATAAATTTGAGGATAAAAATTGGATTGAATTCTTAATTAAGAATCCAGAGCAGACGCATAAAGCAAAAATTAATTATCAAGGTGTGATAACCACTTTTCAGCTCAATGCAGTTAAATCCGATAAATATCATCGCTACATCATTTCTATGTTTGATATTTCAGGGAATGAAAAAACCAACCGCATCCTACAAGAGCAGAAAAACCAAGCGCTTGAAGCGACTCAAGCAAAAGGTGCATTTTTGGCAAATATGTCCCATGAAATACGCACTCCTTTAAATGCCATCCTTGGCTTTATTGGTTTGTTAAAAGATAAAACGCATGATGAAGAATCCACCAAATATTTAGATACCATTGATAACTCAAGCCACTCCCTGCTCGGTATTATTAATGACATATTAGATTTCAGTAAGATTGAAAGCGGAAAGCTCAATATTGACCCTGTTGTTTTCAATCCAATCAAAGAGTTCAGCTCTACCGCTGATCTATTTCGAGCGCGATGCAGTGAAAAACAACTGACCTTTTCGATTGAGCTATCAGAAACACTTCCAAACGGCTTAAAGTGCGATGTTTTGCGCATTAAACAAGTGCTTTCTAACCTTATTTCAAATGCAATTAAGTTTACGGATTCACATAAAAGCATTTATTTAGAAATTAGTTATGCACACGGTTATTTACATTTTTCTGTTAAAGACCAAGGCATTGGCATTTCTAAAGAAGCTCAAGAACATATATTTGAAGCCTTTGCACAAGCCGAGACATCGACTACTCGAAAATATGGTGGTACTGGCCTTGGTTTAGCTATCAGTGCAAAACTAGTGCAAATGCTAGGAGGAGAACTGCATGTCGAATCCACGCTTGGCAAAGGAAGCCGTTTTTACTTTAGTGTACCAGCCAAAATCGTAGAAATAACAGAAAGGCCTGCATTGCAGAGTCTTTCAGCATCTCAACTAGCAGGCCATATCCTATTGGTTGAAGACAATAAAACCAACCAACTACTCATGAGTGCAATTCTCACTAAACAGGGCATTACTTTTGATTTAGCCGAAGATGGCCTAGAAGCCGTTTCAGCGGTGACAAAAAACCACTACGACCTAGTGTTAATGGATGAAAACATGCCAAATCTAAACGGCATTGAAGCGACGAAACAAATAAGAGAATGGGAGCAACAACAAAACCTTAATCGACTCCCTATTATTGCTTTGACAGCCAATGCAATGACTGGCGATAGGGAGCGATTTGTCTCTGCTGGGATGGATGAATATCTAACGAAACCCGTTAACATTCCTAAATTACATGAGATTTTTAGGCTTTATTTAACCAGCAGTGTTTAATAATTCCTTCACGTTACTTAAACAATCATTAGTTCAAATCAAGCTCAATTTATTGGATTTTGTGACTTTATTAGACTATGAAAAGCGTTTTTTTCTAGTAAACTTAGAAATAAAAATATTTTTGGAGTCTTAATACATTGATACAGCCAGCTTATTTGTACCCTCCCATCGAGCCTTATGTTCAACATAGTCTTCAAGTAGACAGCACACACTCCTTACATATAGAAGAGTGCGGAAACCCTGCGGGGATTCCTGTGCTGTTTATTCATGGCGGTCCAGGTGGTGGGTACTCAGCCATTCATCGTCAATACTTTTGTCCACAACGTTACCGTATTATTTTATTCGACCAACGAGGTTGTGGTAAATCACGTCCCCACGCCTGTATAACCAAAAATACAACCGCTCACCTCATAGAAGATATTGAAAAAATTCGCCGCCATCTAACGATTGATAAATGGTTATTATTTGGTGGCTCTTGGGGTTCAACACTTGCACTGCTCTACGCTCAAACTTATCCCGAAAGAGTACTTGGCTTAATTTTGCGAGGCATTTTCTTATGTCGCGAACAAGACTTGAACTGGTTCTACCAAAAAGGGGCTGATCAATTCTATCCCGAATATTGGGAGGACTTTATTGCCCCAATTGAGCCTAATAAACGTCACAACATGATTGCTGCTTATCACGAATTATTAACCAGCGATAATGAAGTTGCGCGAATGCGTGCCGCTGAAGCGTGGTCCATTTGGGAGGGCAGAACCTCTAATCTTGAAACCGATCCAAATATTGTTAAGCATTTTGGCGAGCCTTTTCATGCTTTAGCGATGGCACGAATTGAGTGCCATTACTTCCGCCATGAAGCCTTTATTGAAAAAAACCAGATTCTACAAGACATTGACTCCATCAAACACCTGCCTATCACCCTTATTCATGGGCGATATGATATGGTTTGCCCAATCAATCAAGCTTTTGATTTGCATAATAAGTTACCGTTATCGAAATTAATCGTGTGTAACCATTCTGGGCACTCCGCCATGGAACCTGAAATTGCGAAAATGCTGGTTGAAACAACCGATTTATATGCCGAACAACTGGGTGAGATATGATTTGCTTACTTCAAAGAGTCACTCAGGGAGAAGTTTCAATCAACAATGAAGTCGTTGGCAAAATTGGACCAGGCCTGGTCGTTTTAACAGGCTTTCAACCAG
Protein-coding regions in this window:
- a CDS encoding ATP-binding protein; the protein is MKTLKRPYLNHTPRNLFLLLLIFIFGIGSQAVLNLSISNFISELDQRVQNSEVENLLGQEIILEIHKIESDFFQMAAFPNKHLRKILIKDILKQQEAIKDALTILNEGGIYKHHIDLNLPNTERQFDILLYKPEIKDMFSFSRSDILPKFTIINSKMDELTQRLEEIDLLRKTNSPKLSEAITELKLQVKFIKPLFVRIKEDANHIFHQNKLHFKQTRKEVEAQKKFYQNIQISLTLSVFILGLIAFYTLSRNIRNTTQEIQTNQDYTQDILDSQSNIIIVNDGVNIIDASGGFFKFFSNYPTLDAFAKDYTCICDLFVKEPGLVYKFEDKNWIEFLIKNPEQTHKAKINYQGVITTFQLNAVKSDKYHRYIISMFDISGNEKTNRILQEQKNQALEATQAKGAFLANMSHEIRTPLNAILGFIGLLKDKTHDEESTKYLDTIDNSSHSLLGIINDILDFSKIESGKLNIDPVVFNPIKEFSSTADLFRARCSEKQLTFSIELSETLPNGLKCDVLRIKQVLSNLISNAIKFTDSHKSIYLEISYAHGYLHFSVKDQGIGISKEAQEHIFEAFAQAETSTTRKYGGTGLGLAISAKLVQMLGGELHVESTLGKGSRFYFSVPAKIVEITERPALQSLSASQLAGHILLVEDNKTNQLLMSAILTKQGITFDLAEDGLEAVSAVTKNHYDLVLMDENMPNLNGIEATKQIREWEQQQNLNRLPIIALTANAMTGDRERFVSAGMDEYLTKPVNIPKLHEIFRLYLTSSV
- the pip gene encoding prolyl aminopeptidase, which produces MIQPAYLYPPIEPYVQHSLQVDSTHSLHIEECGNPAGIPVLFIHGGPGGGYSAIHRQYFCPQRYRIILFDQRGCGKSRPHACITKNTTAHLIEDIEKIRRHLTIDKWLLFGGSWGSTLALLYAQTYPERVLGLILRGIFLCREQDLNWFYQKGADQFYPEYWEDFIAPIEPNKRHNMIAAYHELLTSDNEVARMRAAEAWSIWEGRTSNLETDPNIVKHFGEPFHALAMARIECHYFRHEAFIEKNQILQDIDSIKHLPITLIHGRYDMVCPINQAFDLHNKLPLSKLIVCNHSGHSAMEPEIAKMLVETTDLYAEQLGEI
- a CDS encoding substrate-binding domain-containing protein, translated to MLHKIILFSAVTFLLGCSPSESPSSREQNIDLIIYSGITMVRPLNVLVKEFEAKNNVNIEIKQGATGYLYKTIKAEQKGDIFFPGSDSYRIKNQADGLLKDYVFVGYNRLALVIAKGNPKGLSNELTQLINPEYSVVLSAPESGAVGRAAKALLDQQGLTKEVYDNVTYFTTDSHRIFNAIQNGDADVAINWYATTKWPETEDYMDAILLPEDIAKPKRLELNLLSFSKQPGLAMQFMQYASSKHGLETFAQYGFLTEQELKTALAHLKTEKQTTKSVEKEAQ